The Clostridia bacterium genome window below encodes:
- a CDS encoding ComF family protein translates to MERKITFLKALGYMLYPNRCAFCDELIPMARTVCERCEEKLPRITGSVCRKCGCERKYCKCGKGLQFERAVAPFYYAEPYNRGLLKFKTNREKWRAEVFAAYMAETARDAYAGDRIDFAIRVPDHRSRIDDNVRGPRLGAGRSPNATLAKAVCDEFGLELKEGLLRYYSDDSRSQRSRNLDERHANVFGMFDVDDEGGELFGKNVLLIDDVFTTGATLSECAKMLKLYGANEVRCVTLFTTKQLKRKN, encoded by the coding sequence ATGGAACGCAAGATCACCTTTTTGAAGGCGCTCGGATACATGTTGTACCCTAACAGGTGCGCCTTCTGCGACGAACTTATCCCGATGGCGCGCACCGTCTGCGAGCGCTGCGAGGAAAAGCTGCCGCGCATCACCGGCAGCGTGTGCCGCAAGTGCGGCTGCGAACGCAAATACTGCAAATGCGGCAAGGGGCTGCAGTTCGAACGCGCCGTCGCGCCATTCTACTACGCGGAGCCGTATAACCGCGGGCTGCTGAAGTTCAAAACCAACCGCGAGAAATGGCGCGCGGAGGTCTTCGCCGCGTACATGGCCGAGACCGCGCGCGACGCATACGCGGGCGACCGCATCGATTTCGCGATACGCGTGCCCGACCACAGATCGCGCATCGACGACAACGTCCGCGGGCCGCGTCTGGGCGCGGGCAGGTCGCCGAACGCGACGCTCGCGAAAGCCGTTTGCGACGAATTCGGGCTTGAACTGAAGGAAGGTTTGCTGCGTTATTACTCCGACGACTCGCGCAGTCAGCGTTCGCGCAATCTCGACGAGCGCCACGCAAACGTCTTCGGCATGTTCGACGTCGACGACGAAGGCGGCGAGCTTTTCGGCAAAAACGTGCTCCTTATCGACGACGTTTTCACCACCGGCGCGACTCTCAGCGAGTGCGCGAAGATGCTCAAACTCTACGGCGCGAACGAAGTGCGCTGCGTCACCCTTTTCACGACGAAACAGCTGAAAAGAAAAAATTAG